From the Venenivibrio stagnispumantis genome, one window contains:
- a CDS encoding bifunctional folylpolyglutamate synthase/dihydrofolate synthase: protein MKLYELFKKKVFDINPTLDRIKNALSELNNPEKSYQSIIITGTNGKGSVSNYLEALFRNYGKKTGLFTSPHLVEENERWKINGINIKQYILENYINQIKPLIEKYNLTYFEACTLIAFKYFQDEKIDIAILEVGLGGRWDSTNVVYPEVSVITNVSYDHTHLLGDTLEKIAYEKLGIARKDRPLIIGSDQKEIINQAYELGIKKIYHLKKDFDFSVKEEGLIDYWFKDITIKDIKTKMLGKRQANNISTAITAFLTYLKKENISINEEIIKKAIFDTTIPARMQILKQNPLIILDGGHNPDGIEKTLSEIKEIYPEKNIYVIFSAMKDKDWQKEIDIIKRYSKNIIFYQANMDRSLKIEDIKDKVYIAFEDLKDIDKFIKENNQDNNLFLFIGSLYTAGEVLKFYS, encoded by the coding sequence ATGAAACTTTATGAATTATTTAAGAAAAAAGTTTTTGATATAAATCCTACTCTTGATAGAATAAAAAACGCTTTATCTGAGCTAAATAATCCGGAAAAAAGTTATCAATCTATTATAATAACCGGAACAAATGGGAAAGGTTCTGTATCTAACTATTTAGAAGCCCTTTTTAGAAATTATGGCAAAAAAACCGGATTATTCACATCTCCCCATCTTGTAGAAGAAAATGAAAGATGGAAGATAAACGGCATTAATATAAAACAATATATTTTAGAAAATTATATAAATCAGATAAAACCATTAATTGAAAAATATAATCTTACATATTTTGAAGCCTGCACTCTGATTGCTTTTAAATATTTTCAAGATGAAAAAATAGATATAGCAATACTTGAAGTAGGTCTTGGTGGAAGATGGGATAGCACAAATGTTGTTTATCCGGAAGTTTCAGTAATAACAAATGTATCTTACGACCATACACATCTTTTAGGAGATACCCTTGAAAAAATAGCTTATGAAAAGCTCGGCATAGCAAGAAAAGATAGACCACTTATAATAGGAAGTGACCAAAAAGAAATTATAAATCAGGCTTATGAACTTGGAATAAAAAAGATATATCATCTAAAAAAAGATTTTGATTTTTCGGTAAAAGAAGAAGGTTTAATAGATTATTGGTTTAAAGATATTACAATAAAAGATATAAAAACAAAAATGCTTGGGAAAAGACAGGCAAATAATATATCTACTGCAATTACTGCATTTTTAACATATCTGAAAAAAGAAAATATATCTATCAATGAAGAAATTATTAAAAAAGCAATTTTTGATACTACTATACCGGCAAGAATGCAGATTTTAAAACAAAATCCATTAATAATATTAGATGGCGGACATAATCCGGATGGAATAGAAAAAACATTAAGCGAAATAAAAGAGATTTATCCTGAAAAAAATATATATGTTATTTTTTCTGCAATGAAAGATAAAGATTGGCAAAAAGAGATAGATATAATAAAAAGATATTCAAAAAATATAATCTTTTATCAAGCCAATATGGATAGAAGCCTGAAAATAGAAGATATAAAAGATAAAGTATATATCGCTTTTGAAGATTTAAAAGATATTGATAAATTTATAAAAGAAAATAATCAAGATAATAATCTTTTCCTCTTTATTGGCTCATTATATACTGCCGGAGAAGTTCTTAAATTTTATAGCTAA
- a CDS encoding sulfurtransferase TusA family protein, translating to MKEVDTRGLFCPLPLTIVSKNLKEIPVGERLKILADDKAFKKDIEIWAYETGNKLLEFKEENGYYVAIIERGKGFKGENIIDKIKFISLGVKLHFIKHLLDLFPPKKPKYLLTFVSVAEGLRADKWLKEEKNVNNKYILLPVPKEIYPHCGLVFGFLNKEDAINIYNLLKENKFAVEDIHIVDKDKKYPVLKI from the coding sequence ATGAAAGAAGTTGATACAAGAGGTTTATTTTGTCCTCTTCCGCTTACCATTGTTTCAAAAAATTTAAAAGAGATACCGGTTGGTGAAAGATTAAAAATTTTGGCAGATGATAAAGCATTTAAAAAAGATATAGAGATTTGGGCGTATGAAACCGGAAATAAATTATTAGAATTTAAAGAAGAAAATGGATATTATGTAGCTATTATAGAAAGAGGAAAAGGATTTAAAGGAGAAAATATTATAGATAAAATAAAATTCATATCTCTTGGTGTTAAATTACATTTTATAAAACATCTTTTAGATTTATTTCCACCTAAGAAACCAAAATATTTATTAACATTTGTTTCAGTAGCAGAAGGATTAAGGGCAGATAAATGGTTAAAAGAAGAAAAAAATGTTAATAATAAATATATACTTCTTCCGGTTCCAAAAGAGATATATCCACATTGTGGGCTTGTATTTGGATTTTTAAATAAAGAAGATGCAATAAATATCTATAATCTACTAAAAGAAAATAAATTTGCAGTTGAAGATATTCATATAGTAGATAAAGATAAAAAATATCCAGTTTTAAAAATTTAG
- a CDS encoding BamA/TamA family outer membrane protein produces MTKIRNKLFLALITFGFAFAGETDIIQSNYPLPYNNIYDIYEKHKDIQEIKKFLDYTNDFLDIKIQNNKIIATKKPIIKKIEIYGNKAFWDNEILAVSGIRENQSIDPQILENLPQRIKQFYADNGYLKADVQIQKEITSDGYIYIKIVIDEGNQIKINDFIIISDISLSDEQISKYKNRLKNLFKEEKTLFFFLPKKIARLQEIQDKIDDFCDEIKKEGYYEAYCLLDGFDIKKDKADIKVAINFGTKYIVRFYGNQNFSKEQLEKFINFQDTGITYYWLRDFANRIENFYKENGYIDANIKLETEEENGTTYLNYYIIEGEKYQIDKVNVYSDKEATKNYIIEKIKDKNLGEIYRFLENLKEKYIKNGYLNADFNLQQKISDLEKKIDLDISFNVGKQYILGEVKFEGYPYKQKMKLPAVYNPEYILSIQDNFKRFMKDKGYLDADVLLDVQFEEKEDKMYAKAIMNAIPGNIYENGDVFVYGSYYMKPSPILWQVSKEKYFNKEDFDTEVEQIYNSRLFDFVNPVLDTEDKKINKIYIIHDDKRGYFQGSVGYNTDQQFKASISTTLKNLFNYGFISSLYLERSNFQTNYRLAFGNTLLPYKLTGFVSGFKSTQTHRYYDIDFKGYDLTLTRRVNKWVTNILFLEYKNNDLSDKATTKSSFNTLKASLTIIDDHRDNKFDAKSGYYISGKLEKEFKDIDFYKIELSGRYYISFLDDYITFSQRFQTGYIYKSIEKLPLSERYYLGGISSMRGFAFEELAGKEKIGGKSFNLINNDLRFLIYPKYNLYGLVFADFGQVYSKKYEFSFRKTAGVGVYIPTPVGALIFDIAKKLDKKPDESNYRIEFSIGTSF; encoded by the coding sequence ATGACGAAAATTAGGAATAAACTTTTTTTAGCATTAATAACTTTCGGATTTGCATTTGCCGGTGAAACTGATATAATTCAATCTAACTATCCTTTGCCTTATAATAACATATATGATATTTATGAAAAACATAAAGATATTCAGGAAATTAAGAAATTTTTAGATTACACAAATGATTTTTTAGATATTAAGATACAAAATAATAAAATCATAGCCACAAAAAAACCTATAATAAAAAAAATAGAAATATATGGAAATAAAGCTTTTTGGGATAATGAAATTCTTGCAGTATCCGGTATAAGGGAAAATCAATCAATAGACCCACAAATCTTGGAAAATTTACCCCAGAGAATAAAACAGTTTTATGCCGATAATGGATATCTTAAAGCAGATGTCCAGATACAAAAAGAAATAACAAGTGATGGGTATATATATATCAAAATAGTTATTGATGAAGGAAATCAAATAAAGATAAATGATTTTATAATAATTTCCGATATATCTTTATCCGATGAACAGATAAGCAAATATAAAAACAGATTGAAAAATCTATTTAAAGAAGAAAAAACTCTATTTTTCTTTTTACCGAAAAAAATAGCAAGATTACAGGAAATACAGGATAAAATAGATGATTTTTGCGATGAGATAAAAAAAGAAGGATATTATGAAGCATATTGCTTGCTTGATGGATTTGATATAAAGAAAGACAAAGCAGATATTAAAGTTGCAATAAATTTTGGGACTAAATATATAGTTAGATTTTATGGGAATCAAAATTTCAGCAAAGAACAGCTTGAAAAATTTATAAATTTTCAGGATACAGGAATTACATATTACTGGCTTAGAGATTTTGCAAACAGGATTGAAAATTTTTATAAAGAGAATGGATATATAGATGCAAATATAAAACTTGAAACAGAGGAAGAAAATGGAACTACTTATCTTAATTACTACATAATAGAAGGTGAAAAATATCAAATAGATAAGGTTAATGTATATTCAGATAAAGAAGCAACAAAAAATTATATTATTGAAAAAATCAAAGATAAAAATCTTGGAGAAATTTATAGATTCTTAGAAAATTTAAAAGAAAAATATATTAAAAATGGTTATCTAAATGCAGATTTTAACTTACAACAAAAAATATCTGATTTAGAAAAAAAGATAGATTTAGATATATCTTTCAATGTAGGTAAACAGTATATTTTAGGAGAGGTTAAGTTTGAAGGATATCCTTACAAACAAAAGATGAAATTACCTGCTGTTTATAATCCGGAATATATTTTATCAATTCAAGATAATTTTAAAAGATTTATGAAAGACAAAGGATATTTAGATGCAGATGTTTTACTTGATGTCCAGTTTGAAGAAAAAGAAGATAAAATGTATGCAAAAGCTATAATGAATGCGATACCCGGAAATATTTATGAGAACGGAGATGTTTTTGTTTATGGAAGTTATTATATGAAGCCATCTCCAATTTTATGGCAAGTTTCAAAAGAAAAATATTTTAATAAAGAAGATTTTGATACAGAAGTAGAGCAGATTTATAACTCAAGATTGTTTGATTTTGTTAATCCGGTTTTAGATACAGAAGATAAAAAAATAAACAAAATATATATAATACATGATGATAAAAGGGGATATTTTCAAGGTAGTGTTGGATATAATACAGACCAGCAGTTTAAAGCTTCAATTTCAACAACTTTGAAAAATTTATTTAATTATGGTTTTATTTCTTCCCTTTATTTAGAAAGGTCAAATTTTCAAACAAATTACAGATTAGCTTTTGGTAATACACTTTTACCTTATAAATTAACCGGCTTTGTATCCGGATTTAAATCAACTCAAACCCATAGGTATTACGATATAGATTTCAAAGGATATGATTTAACATTAACCAGAAGAGTAAATAAATGGGTTACAAACATTTTATTCTTAGAGTATAAAAATAATGATTTATCGGATAAAGCTACAACAAAAAGTTCTTTTAATACATTAAAAGCATCTCTCACAATTATAGATGACCATAGGGATAATAAATTTGATGCTAAATCCGGATATTATATTTCAGGAAAATTGGAAAAAGAGTTTAAAGATATTGATTTTTATAAAATAGAATTATCCGGAAGATATTATATTTCCTTTCTTGATGATTATATAACCTTTTCCCAAAGATTTCAAACCGGCTATATATATAAAAGTATAGAAAAATTACCATTATCAGAAAGATATTATCTTGGTGGTATCTCTTCTATGAGAGGATTTGCTTTTGAAGAACTTGCCGGTAAAGAAAAGATAGGCGGTAAATCATTTAATCTAATAAACAATGATTTAAGATTCCTTATTTATCCAAAATATAATCTTTATGGTTTGGTTTTTGCTGATTTTGGACAGGTTTATTCAAAAAAATATGAATTTTCTTTTAGAAAAACAGCAGGAGTAGGTGTTTATATACCTACACCGGTAGGTGCCTTAATTTTTGATATTGCCAAAAAACTTGATAAAAAACCAGATGAAAGTAATTACAGAATAGAATTTAGCATAGGAACATCTTTTTAA
- the speE gene encoding polyamine aminopropyltransferase, with product MIWFTEYQTKNTGLTVRVKEAKRFNSQYQEILLLDTYEYGKMLVLDGAVQTTERDEFIYHEMLAHPALIKHPNPERILVIGGGDGGTVREVLKHQSVKEVHLCEIDGEVIKVSKEYLPTISNMLDNEKVKIFVEDGNKFLDERKGYYDVILLDLSDPVGPAEALFRRAFYQKVKNALKEGGILTAQTESPFLQTEYFKSAVLEIKEVFKNVGTYLAFIPTYPAGMWSFTMASDDIDIFENSNMERIDKLNTKYFCDKIYISLFSLPKFVSELIT from the coding sequence TTGATTTGGTTTACAGAATATCAAACAAAAAATACAGGTCTTACAGTAAGAGTGAAAGAAGCAAAAAGATTTAATTCCCAGTATCAAGAGATTTTACTACTTGATACTTATGAATACGGTAAAATGCTTGTTTTAGATGGTGCAGTCCAGACAACAGAAAGAGATGAATTTATTTACCATGAAATGCTTGCACATCCGGCATTAATAAAACATCCAAATCCTGAAAGAATTTTAGTAATAGGTGGCGGAGATGGTGGAACTGTTAGAGAAGTTTTAAAACATCAATCTGTAAAAGAAGTTCATCTTTGTGAAATTGATGGTGAAGTTATAAAAGTATCTAAGGAATATCTACCAACAATATCAAATATGCTTGATAATGAAAAAGTAAAAATATTTGTAGAAGATGGAAACAAATTTTTAGATGAGAGAAAAGGATATTATGATGTAATATTACTTGATTTATCTGACCCTGTCGGACCGGCAGAAGCCTTATTTAGAAGAGCTTTTTATCAAAAAGTAAAAAATGCTTTAAAAGAAGGTGGAATTTTAACAGCCCAAACCGAATCTCCATTCTTACAAACAGAATATTTTAAATCGGCAGTATTAGAGATAAAAGAAGTGTTTAAAAATGTAGGAACATATCTTGCATTTATACCTACTTATCCTGCCGGAATGTGGAGCTTTACAATGGCAAGTGATGATATTGATATTTTTGAAAATTCTAATATGGAAAGAATAGATAAATTGAATACAAAATATTTTTGTGATAAAATATATATTTCCTTGTTTAGTTTACCAAAATTTGTGTCTGAATTAATAACTTAA
- a CDS encoding sulfurtransferase yields MVKFIIFILLAFLYAFADENPYLISAKEAKENFKDYIFIFADSKENYQKEHIPNSINIDAFYLQDIAIQNKEKERCKYLPLCPQTAKKLFSENGISNKSKVIIYYTNPDKPYTATYVWFVLYSMGMPETNLKILDGGLNAWKNAGYETTSTFYNPKKADFKPNPRYNVVATKEEVLKYVKERPEDTVLLDVRSFLEHVGKQPIQEIKRVGHIPGAKFIYWKFFQGKDSFFKPKEKIFKTLDELKITKDKKIIISCSIGVRSSFVFLALKSIGFNNLKIYTGGWYEWGNDENLPIWEP; encoded by the coding sequence ATGGTTAAGTTTATAATTTTTATTCTGTTGGCATTTTTATATGCTTTTGCCGATGAAAATCCTTATTTAATTTCTGCAAAAGAAGCAAAGGAAAATTTTAAAGATTATATATTTATTTTTGCAGATTCAAAGGAAAATTATCAGAAAGAACATATACCAAACTCTATAAATATTGATGCATTTTATCTTCAAGATATAGCAATACAAAATAAAGAAAAAGAAAGATGTAAATATCTTCCTTTATGTCCACAGACAGCCAAAAAATTATTTTCAGAAAATGGAATATCAAATAAAAGCAAAGTAATTATTTATTATACAAATCCGGATAAACCTTACACAGCTACTTATGTATGGTTCGTTTTATATTCAATGGGTATGCCTGAAACAAATTTAAAAATCCTTGATGGTGGATTAAATGCATGGAAAAATGCCGGTTATGAAACTACATCCACTTTTTATAATCCTAAAAAAGCAGATTTTAAACCAAATCCAAGATATAATGTTGTTGCTACAAAAGAAGAAGTTTTGAAATATGTAAAAGAAAGACCAGAAGATACTGTTTTATTAGATGTTAGAAGTTTTCTTGAACATGTAGGAAAACAACCTATTCAAGAAATTAAAAGAGTAGGACATATTCCTGGGGCAAAATTTATATACTGGAAATTTTTCCAAGGAAAAGATAGTTTTTTCAAACCAAAAGAAAAAATATTCAAAACCTTAGATGAATTAAAGATAACAAAAGATAAAAAAATAATAATTTCTTGCAGCATAGGCGTTCGCTCTTCTTTTGTATTTTTAGCTTTAAAATCTATCGGTTTTAATAATCTAAAAATATATACCGGTGGATGGTATGAGTGGGGAAATGATGAAAACCTACCTATATGGGAGCCATAG
- a CDS encoding ammonium transporter translates to MKKLFYTTFTMLFPILAFAEEAPKIDTGNTAWMIVATTLVMLMTPAGLALFYGGMTRSKNILNTIGMSFLAYCITSVVWVLWGYTLAFGTDISGLIGSLEHIFLVGISLKDVWSTGNIPTLLFVMFQLTFAAITVALISGSVIERMKFSTWLIIVILWITLVYAPIAHWIWGGGFLSKLGVLDFAGGTVIETNSGIAGLVMALLLGKRLDYGKKAILPSSVVLTTVGAILLWFGWFGFNAGSELSADGIAVSAFLVTNTAAAFGAISWMLTEWIIFKKPTMLGAASGVVAGLVAITPAAGFIDLAGSIIIGIVAGLIGFVGIYWVKKRFGYDDSLDVFGVHGLNGIWGTIATGIFANPLINPAGTGLLYGNPKQILIQLLAVLVTIVYTAFMTFIVYFIASFLTKGARVDKESEIKGLDEAIHGERGFEL, encoded by the coding sequence ATGAAAAAGTTATTTTATACTACATTTACAATGCTCTTTCCTATTTTGGCTTTTGCAGAAGAAGCTCCAAAAATTGATACAGGTAATACTGCATGGATGATTGTAGCAACAACATTAGTTATGCTTATGACACCTGCCGGATTGGCTTTATTTTATGGAGGTATGACCAGAAGTAAAAACATTCTTAATACAATTGGAATGAGTTTTCTTGCTTACTGTATAACATCTGTTGTTTGGGTTTTATGGGGTTATACATTGGCTTTTGGAACAGATATATCCGGTTTAATAGGTAGTTTAGAACATATATTTTTAGTTGGAATATCTCTTAAAGATGTATGGTCTACCGGAAATATTCCTACCTTGTTGTTTGTTATGTTTCAGCTTACATTTGCAGCTATAACTGTAGCTCTTATAAGTGGTTCTGTTATAGAAAGAATGAAATTTTCAACATGGTTAATAATTGTTATATTATGGATAACCTTAGTATATGCTCCAATAGCTCACTGGATATGGGGAGGAGGATTTTTATCTAAACTTGGTGTGCTTGATTTTGCCGGTGGAACAGTTATAGAAACTAATTCAGGTATTGCAGGATTAGTAATGGCTTTACTCCTTGGTAAAAGGTTAGATTATGGCAAAAAGGCTATACTTCCTTCATCTGTAGTTTTAACAACTGTTGGAGCTATTTTATTATGGTTTGGATGGTTTGGATTTAATGCAGGGAGTGAATTATCTGCTGATGGTATAGCTGTTTCTGCATTCTTAGTAACAAATACAGCTGCTGCCTTTGGTGCTATTTCATGGATGTTAACTGAGTGGATTATATTTAAAAAACCAACTATGCTTGGTGCTGCTTCTGGAGTTGTTGCAGGTTTAGTTGCTATAACACCGGCTGCAGGCTTTATTGATTTAGCAGGTAGTATTATAATTGGAATCGTTGCAGGTTTAATTGGATTTGTTGGTATATATTGGGTTAAAAAACGTTTTGGATATGATGATTCTTTAGATGTTTTTGGAGTTCATGGTCTAAATGGAATATGGGGAACTATTGCTACCGGAATCTTTGCAAATCCTTTAATAAATCCTGCAGGAACAGGGCTATTGTATGGAAATCCAAAACAAATTTTAATACAACTATTAGCAGTATTAGTTACTATCGTATATACTGCATTTATGACATTTATAGTTTATTTTATTGCTTCATTCTTAACTAAAGGTGCAAGGGTAGATAAAGAATCTGAAATAAAAGGATTAGATGAAGCAATCCATGGAGAAAGAGGATTTGAATTATAA
- a CDS encoding ferredoxin yields MGRLKVVVDRTLCEGIGVCVPEAPKYLVLDKRHKAVILEPNKDKDKLFEEVADKKRQEVVLELTVDEEEDIFRAAEVCPVKAIFIYDAETGEQLYP; encoded by the coding sequence ATGGGCAGATTAAAAGTTGTTGTAGATAGAACTTTATGTGAAGGAATAGGAGTATGTGTTCCAGAAGCTCCAAAATATCTTGTTTTAGATAAAAGGCATAAAGCTGTAATTTTAGAGCCAAATAAAGATAAAGATAAATTATTTGAAGAAGTAGCTGATAAAAAAAGACAGGAAGTTGTTTTAGAGCTAACTGTTGATGAAGAAGAGGATATATTTAGGGCAGCAGAGGTTTGTCCGGTAAAAGCTATTTTTATTTATGATGCAGAAACCGGTGAACAACTTTACCCATAA
- a CDS encoding EAL domain-containing protein — MSCVKCSNIPKIESKPARIYFVGEVDELEAKLKQFFLNLGIYLKEDNGAYFIDVENAFNFFEQHLDKFKENFPELLADAIHVVIYYNNEKFNFKSLLCDKSLQYYINSFEDREFFYILENASFTFYFQPIVNVNDKSIYGYEALVRGIKSDGSIMFPDELFKKSKRNDSDFLLDKLCRENALKATAAKNIKQKVFINFLPTAIYDPAFCLKTTIEWAHQLEFDPKNIVFEVVETESVEDKKHLLYILEYYKKEGFMVALDDVGEGYSGLIMLIEIKPDIIKVDRKIIQNIDSNKLKQSTYKALYNLAKEHDILVLAEGVETANEFATIREIGVDLAQGYYFAKPQPEPIRSINFD, encoded by the coding sequence ATGAGTTGTGTTAAATGTAGTAATATTCCTAAAATTGAATCAAAGCCAGCAAGAATATATTTTGTAGGTGAAGTTGATGAACTTGAAGCTAAACTAAAACAGTTTTTCTTAAATTTAGGTATTTATTTAAAAGAGGATAATGGAGCATATTTTATTGATGTAGAAAATGCATTTAATTTTTTTGAACAGCATCTTGATAAATTTAAAGAAAATTTTCCAGAGCTTTTAGCCGATGCAATCCATGTAGTTATTTACTATAACAACGAAAAATTTAATTTTAAATCTCTTTTATGTGATAAAAGCTTACAATATTATATTAATTCTTTTGAAGATAGGGAATTTTTTTATATTTTAGAAAATGCTTCATTTACATTTTATTTTCAACCAATTGTTAACGTAAATGATAAAAGTATATATGGATATGAGGCACTTGTTAGAGGTATTAAATCAGATGGTTCCATAATGTTTCCAGATGAGTTATTTAAAAAATCAAAACGCAATGATTCAGATTTTTTGCTTGATAAATTATGTAGAGAAAATGCTTTAAAAGCTACTGCAGCTAAAAATATAAAACAAAAAGTTTTTATAAATTTTTTACCAACAGCCATATATGACCCAGCATTTTGTTTAAAAACAACAATTGAATGGGCACATCAGTTAGAATTTGACCCTAAAAATATTGTATTTGAAGTTGTTGAAACTGAATCTGTTGAAGATAAAAAACATCTTTTATATATACTTGAATATTACAAAAAAGAAGGTTTTATGGTTGCCCTCGATGATGTTGGAGAGGGTTATTCTGGTCTAATAATGCTTATAGAAATTAAACCAGACATTATAAAAGTTGATAGAAAAATAATACAAAACATAGACTCAAATAAACTAAAACAATCTACATATAAAGCTCTGTATAATCTTGCAAAAGAACATGATATTTTGGTTTTAGCAGAAGGAGTAGAAACTGCAAATGAATTTGCAACGATAAGAGAGATAGGTGTTGATTTGGCTCAAGGGTATTATTTTGCCAAACCTCAACCAGAACCTATAAGGTCTATAAATTTTGATTAG
- a CDS encoding bis-aminopropyl spermidine synthase family protein — MAREVLNNIAQRASEKTGIKLYGRSVERVIAGLLTTTDFWKVVDLADQPVPATAEIVRQLVAESLAKIENDEIYLTEKGLQLVKDLKIPPAVDYSCKACEGRGIPFYANLDWYHTFLQVTKDRPKAIQEYDQGSVTPETTVSRVLFLDSREDLRDRDILVMGAEDDLTGLAVALTRLPRRVLVLDIDERSIDFDNRIFKELGIDNAEAIRFDLRNPFPEEWLKSFDVFITDPPETLKAFKAFIARGIASLKSEGSVGYFGLTLRDSSITRWHQFQKALINDYGMVITDIIQDFNAYMNWDYHAETKAQEVAPVNKVPTDIWYRSAWVRMEALPGFKGENVQITDEVFRELYLDEEGSTT; from the coding sequence TTGGCAAGAGAAGTGTTAAACAATATTGCCCAAAGAGCTTCAGAGAAAACCGGTATTAAACTTTACGGAAGAAGTGTAGAAAGGGTTATTGCTGGCCTTTTAACAACTACTGATTTTTGGAAAGTGGTAGATTTAGCAGACCAACCTGTTCCGGCAACTGCTGAAATAGTTAGACAACTTGTGGCAGAGAGCCTTGCAAAAATAGAAAATGATGAAATTTATCTTACAGAAAAAGGATTACAACTTGTTAAAGATTTAAAAATACCACCGGCAGTAGATTATAGCTGTAAAGCCTGCGAAGGAAGAGGTATTCCTTTTTATGCAAATCTTGATTGGTATCATACATTTTTACAGGTTACAAAAGATAGACCAAAAGCAATTCAAGAATATGACCAAGGAAGTGTAACACCGGAAACTACTGTATCAAGAGTTTTATTCCTTGATTCCAGAGAAGATTTAAGAGATAGAGATATTTTGGTTATGGGTGCAGAAGATGATTTGACCGGTTTAGCAGTAGCTTTAACAAGATTACCAAGAAGAGTTTTAGTTTTAGATATAGATGAGCGTTCAATAGATTTTGATAATAGAATATTTAAAGAGCTTGGAATAGATAACGCAGAAGCTATAAGATTTGATTTGAGAAATCCTTTCCCTGAAGAATGGCTTAAATCTTTTGATGTATTTATAACAGATCCACCTGAAACTTTAAAAGCATTTAAAGCCTTTATAGCAAGAGGAATAGCTTCTTTAAAATCAGAAGGAAGCGTTGGATATTTCGGCTTAACACTTAGAGATTCTTCTATAACAAGATGGCATCAATTCCAAAAAGCTTTAATCAATGATTATGGAATGGTTATAACTGATATAATTCAAGATTTTAATGCTTATATGAACTGGGATTATCACGCAGAAACTAAAGCACAGGAAGTAGCTCCGGTAAATAAAGTGCCTACCGATATATGGTATAGGTCTGCATGGGTAAGAATGGAAGCTTTACCGGGATTTAAAGGTGAAAATGTCCAGATAACAGATGAAGTATTTAGAGAATTATACTTAGACGAAGAAGGCTCAACAACATAA